Genomic DNA from Ictidomys tridecemlineatus isolate mIctTri1 chromosome 6, mIctTri1.hap1, whole genome shotgun sequence:
AGGTGTTAGCAGCCTGGAACGTAGTGTGGAAGGTTTCTGTGTGCTGGGGGTCAGGGCTGGGAGAAGCTGAGGAGGATGTGCTAGCCATGCTCATGGGTACAGGCCAGGGTGTCCACTTAGGGTGGACTGCTGAAGCCACCAGGGACAGTGTAGCTGTACATTGGGGACAGCATTTGGGTATGAgctatatgatttttaaatgtatctgCTGATTCAGAGTTCCAATGCTTAGAATTTGTGCTGTCAACCATCATCACAAGTGTATAGAATTCTGTGCATGAGAATGTTTCCTGGATCGAAGTATACATCAGTAGATAAATTATTGTATTatctgtttcttatttttgtaaaatggaaatacttACAGAACTTACCACATAGGGTAGTTGTAAGGGTTAAATGAATTAGTATGTCAATGTAGCCATTTTAAAGAATAAGGTAGGATTGGGCTGAGGTGTAGcttacttgcctagtatgcatgagaccTTGGGTATGATTaccagcattgcaaaaaataaaaataaattgggtTTGGtgggtatggtggcatacacctgtaatccctgcagtttAGAAGACTgggacaggagaattgcaagttcaaagccagccgtagcaacttagcaaggccctaagcaatttagcaagaacttgcctcaaaaaaaaaaaaaaaaaaaagaaaagaaaagaaagaaaagaaaacaaaaattaaaaagggaaaagaaaaagggctggggatgtggctcagtggttaagttaccctgggttcaatctctggtaccacaaaaaaaaagaaagaaaaagaaaagaaaataggccaggtgcagtggcgcacacctgtaatctcagctactcaggaggctatgGCAAGATGATTGCAAGTTTTGAGTTCAGCCTGGGCagctcagtgagacactgtctcaaaataagaagttaaCTATgacaggatgtagctcagtaataggaACATCCTTGGGCTTGATGCACAGTACTGCAATCAATCCATTAAtcatcaatcaataaaaataagagaataaagtaggaaaaacatatatattaacatgaaaatacctccactatatatataaaatatatattgcaaGCTTAGTATACGTGAACACTCTAGGGCTATTTTTGTTATTCAGAACAGTATGTATTTACCCTGTTGTCACAATAccaattatttcatttctttttgtgaccaaataacattccattgtaaggatatattacattttatgtattcattcgtCAGTTGATGAATGGTtgacttatttccattttttggcCTATAATGAATAACACTGCCATGAACATTtacatatagactttttttttgatGAGTGTAATGCTTTATTAAAAGTCAACATAAAATTTTCACCTTTGTGACAGCTGTAATATTCACTTCTAATATTATTAACAataacacttttttatttttatttattttttcttttttttattggttgttcaaaacattacatagttcttgatatatcatatttcacactttgattcaagtgggttatgaactcccatttttaccccgtatacagattgcagaatcacatcagttacacttccattgatttacacattgacatactcatgtctacATATAGACTTTTATGTGaacatgtttttcatttctcttagttatataactaggaatggaattgctgtGTCATATGGTAACTATATTTAACCTTTAAGGAACTGctaaactgatttttttatatttattttttagttttaggtggacacaatatctttatttcatttttatgtggtgctgagaatcgaacccagtgcctcatgcatgctaggtgaacgcactaccacttgagccacatctccagccctgctaaactgttttccaaagtaactATCCCAGTTTGCAATTCCAGCAGTAGTATGAAAGTTCCAATTCCTCCATATActcaccagcatttggtattatttctttttgattatagTTACTTGGTGTGAAgtatctcactgtagttttgatttgcatttccttggtgATTAATAATGTTGAGAATCTTGTCATGTTTTATTGGGCATTTGCACATTTTTAGAGAAGTGTCTCTTTAGATCTTTTGCCTATTTAATTTTCATAGAGCATTTATTTCAATAGGGAAGTATGACATTCATATGTATGTAACAGCTGCACATGTGCTGTTAACATGAAGTGCATAGTGCTCTTTGAAGCTATAATACAGGAGAGTTGACAGAATCAGGTGGTGAGGGAGTCAGAAAGGCATTCCTCAGAAGTGATGGTTGAGCTGGCACCCgcttgtgatcccagtgactcggaaggctgaggcaagaggattcatgtgctgaggcaggaggattgcaagttcaaagccagcctcagcaacttagcaaggcccttaagcaacttagtgacaccctgtctcaaaattaaaataaataaacaaaggggctgagaatatggctcagtggttaagtacctctgggttcaatccctggtaccaaaaaagaagtaTGATTGTGCTGATACTGGGAGGAAGAAGAATTAACTATATGGTGGATATTGTGGATGGACAAGAACACTCTATGCTTGTGCAGAAGCCATGGGATGTGTCTTCCAAGACAGCTTCCTCTGTTTGCCTGGAGTGTTTCCACCCGCTACCTGTAGCCATCCCTATCCAAGAGTACTTGCTTGGGGCTGGTGCTGCCTCCACCCCTACTCTCCCTGCTGTTGAGGGAATATTTGAAAGTGTGTGgtgctgttttattttgctttgttctgtGACAGTAACCCAGGGGGCATTATTACATTTACTGAGAAGAAACCAAGGTATTAtgttttggatatggtttgaatgtgttccctGCTGGTTCATGTGCTGAAATTTAATccctattatatatatttaccacattttgcttatccatttatccatcagcGAAAACTTGGGTTGCACCTATGATTTAGCagttgtgaataatgctgaaatGAATACAGATGTACAAAATATCTCCTTAAGACCCTatgcatgggctggggatgtggctcaagcggtagcacacttgcctggcatgcacgcggcctgggttcgatcctcagcaccacatacaaacaaagatgttgtgtccgccgtaaactaaaaaaaaaaaatttttttaaaaatttaaaaaaaagaccctgtgcaggtgggcatggtggtgcatgcctctaattccagcagtttgagaggctgagacagaaggattataagtttaaagccagcctcggcaaattagcaaggccctgtctctaaataaaaaataaaaaaccaggctggggatgtgaatctgtggttaagcacctctaggttcaatccttgccgccccccaaaaaagacccTGTGTGTTAGTCCATTTTTctttactataatgaaatacctgaaacTGAGTAACTttataaagaggtttattttggctctcaaTTCTAGTCTAAAGTTCAAGGCTCAAATTGggtgatgattttttttgctGGCAAAACACCAAGGCAGTATAGGGCATCACATGATGAGAGCCAGGagcatgtttttgtttcttccaGTCTCCCTCTTATAAAACCATCGGGATTCAATCATGGGGCTGTACCTTGATAACGTTATCTAATCCTAATCATCTCTAGAGacccccacctctgaacaccatAGGTTCAACGTCTACCATTTTAATATCTTACAATGGGCATTACTTGTCAACACATGAATCCTAGGCGGAGGGGAGGGGGTGTGTTCAAACCATAGTGTATCCACACTGTAACGCTTTACTTTAAATTTGGTAGGAGCACATACCCAGAAGTGGAACTGCCCTGCTGCTTTCTGCAGCAGCTGTAccatttcacattcccaccaatatTTTACAAGGTTTTagttcctccacatcctctctaacacttgttattctctttccttcctccttccccttcctccgctctctccttttccttcccttcattccttcctgtctcccctccttccttctcaggGCTTTGTACATACTATTTAGCAACTATCCTATTGGGTGTGAAGTGCTacactcttttttaaattgttttctttttggtactgggaattaaacccacggggcttctaccacagagctacatctaaagtctttttacttttttaaaaaaaatttttttagttgtaattggacacaatacctttattttatttatttattattatgtggtgctaaggatcaaacccagtgccttgcacatgctaggcaagtgctctaccacagagccacaaccccagcccctcaagtctttttcctttttattttgagacaggtctccctaaattgcccaagatgacctcaaacttgagatcctcctgccttaagttcctgagtagctgtgattacaggtgtacaccactgtgcttGACTCAGAAGTTATacattttgatgaagttcagttgatctattttttctttggttgCTTGTTCTTTTGGAATCATAGCTAACCTAACTCATACACACAAATGTtgctcctatattttcttctaagagttttgttGTTTTAGTTATTATATTTAGGACTTTGATCTGTTGTGTGTTAATTTGGGGGGATGATGTGAGAAAGACATTCCTGTCTACAAATTAAAGAGGACAGTAATGCAGTGTTGTAAAGTTGAAATGGGCCAGGTCGGGTATGGGAAGAATTTAGCACTGGGTCCCAGAACTAGGCTAAATCCTCTAAATCCTCTTTTCACAGGGTGCTGTGCCGTTCCTGGTCAGTGCCACATCTGGCACCACTGTGTTGGGAGCCTTTGACCCGCTGGATGCAATTGCCGATGTGTGCCAGCGTCACGGACTGTGGTTACACGTGGATGTGAGTGAGACTTGGATcttgtgggtggggtggggtgagctGAGCTGAGGCCAAGACCCACATTGTTCCTCCTGCTCCACAGGCTGCCTGGGGTGGGAGCGTCCTGCTGTCACAGACACACAGGCATCTCCTGGATGGGATCCAGAGGTGCATATGGCTCCCTTCTGCCCGAACCCCAGCTTTCCAATCCTTGATCCTCAGAATAGTCATGGAGTGGGAACTTGGGGTGGAGTAGGGGAAAGAGGgtactgggatacagaaggagaTGGGAATGGTTGATCTGGGTTGGAAAGTCAGACATGGGAATTCTTCCTGACTGCTGGGTTGGGGGTGAGACCCCTCTACTGGTGGTCTGGAAGAGAATGGCTCTGGCTAGGCAACTTGAGGAGGAGCCACTGACCTGGCTTTGCTCTGCTTCACCCAGGGCTGACTCCGTGGCCTGGAACCCCCACAAGCTCCTTGCTGCAGGACTGCAGTGCTCTGCTCTTCTTCTCCAGGATACCTCGGTGGGTCTTCCCCAGTCCTTGGCCTGGCCCTGGCCTATGTCCTTTCTGGAGTCCTGACTTCTTCTCTATCCCACTTTAGAGGGGGACCAGGCCTTACTTTGTCCCCTTTACCATCTCACCTGCCACCACCCTACCCCTACATTGGGAGCCCTCATGCAAAGAAGAAGATAGCCAGCTTAAAGTTGCAGTCCAAGGGATCCTGGGAAAGTTTGGGAAGAGCTCTGCATACTGGAGAAAGCCCAGAGAAACGGGTCCAGTTAGCTGGCAGTTGTCCCATGATGCTGCCTGGTTCCAGCGCAGGCATGGGTAGACTGAGCTAAAGACCCTTAGTGTTGCACTAGGGGAGAGCCTGGGTGGAGCCACGGGGATCTGACAACCTCTTCCCCACACAGAACCTGCTCAAGCGCTGCCATGGATTCCAGGCCAACTACCTTTTCCAGCAGGACAAGTTCTACGATGTGGCTCTGGACACGGGTGACAAGGTGGTGCAGTGTGGCCGCCGTGTAGACTGTCTGAAGCTGTGGCTCATGTGGAAAGCACAGGGTGGGCAAGGGCTGGAGCAGCGTATCGACCAGGCCTTTGCTCTTGCCCGGTAGGCAAGGGGGTCCCAGATCTCCTCCCAAGGTCTACCCTTCCTCCATTTCTGCCCTCAGAATTACTttcctctccctgtctctgtGGTTCTCTTCAGTTTATATGGCTGTCTTCTCCTCTCCACCTGCAATTTGTCACCCTCTGTTCCCAGGTACCTGGTGGAGGAAATAAAGAAGAGGGAAGGGTTTGAGTTGGTCATGGAGGTATGATCCCATGTTCTTTTGCATCCATCTATCCCAGACTATCCCACGCAGCAAGCTCACATGGAGGAAGAGTGGCGGTGAAAGGGAAAATGAGTCCCCCTTTCTCAGCTCATACCTTCCCCTTCCTTATTCCCCTCAGCCTGAGTTTGTCAACGTATGCTTCTGGTTCGTGCCTCCCAGCTTGCGGGGAAAGCAAGCCAGTCCACATTACAGCCAAAGGCTGTCTCAGGTAGGCTTTCTCTGGCTCTGGGTAGCCCTGCTAAGGGAACTGATGCAGCTGGTGCACTTCTGCCCCCTGCTGGCCATTCCTGATATGGGCGGTCCCCCTATTGGTCTCTTGCTCCTGAGGGGCTAGGTAACTGGAAGACAACACAAGCTTGTCctttttgggggggctgggggagAAGGGGATAGGAATAAGATATGTTTTGGGGAAATAAGATGACAGAAAGGAGCATCACAGGAGAACCCAAAAAAGTTAGTGTGCAGCACACAGACCCCTGTGCTAGGGTCTGTGCTGGGAACTCAGGCCCAGGTCAGAGATATAAGGTAGAAATAACAGGAAGAGTCTTTTCAATGATGCTGGGGAAATACAGAAAGGCCAATTTGATATGCCTTGTAGAGGCAAGGAAGTATGTTCTGCCTGGTCCCTAATAATGGGTTAGTACTAGGTGCTACAGATGATCTGAAAGGACAAGAATCTTCTTGCCCTCATGAAGTTGTTATTGTGGAAAGCAAGAGTTACTGTTTGAAGCCAATATTTCAAGGTGGTTTTGTAAATTACATGCTAGGTCACATGGCGCAGATCAGATATTACAGGatccaggagtggtggcacacacttataattgGTGTctctgaaggctgaagcaggaggattacaagtttaaggccagcttcagcaacttagcaagactctgtctcaaattaaaaaataaaaagtacaaaaggactaggatgtagctcagtggtaaagtacccttgggtaATCCCTGGGAAATAAAAAAGACAGGAAccaggaaagaggagaagaagacaTTCAGGATGACTAAAGTTTGAAGTCAGGATTTAGCATAAGAGACTGTCTGACAGCTATCTTGTAGGTAGGAGAAATGAGGAATAAAGCAGAAGGTAGAGGAGGCCAACCAAGTTGGATGTGGTGGAAAAAGTAATGTGGGGCCAAGGTGAGGGTCTAAGCAGTGAAGGTAATTTCAGAAGatggctgggtgggagggaaaaacaGCTCTGAGAGCCAGGTAGTCCAGGTAGCTGGCCCATCTCCTCACCTGACCCCACGCTGCAGCTGGACTCTTTACTGCTCCCATAGGTAGCCCCTGTGCTCAAGGAGCGCATGGTAAAGGAAGGCTCCATGATGATTGGCTACCAGCCCCATGGGACCCATGGCAACTTCTTCCGAATGGTGGTGGCTAACCCCACTCTGACCTGTGCTGATATAGACTTCCTCCTCAACGAGCTGGAGCGGCTAGGCCAGGACCTGTGAGCCTTCTTCCTCTAGAGGCCTCAGTGCCACCCCTCACCCCACTGAGTCTCTCTGCATTGCCTCCTGTGTTCTCAAAATAGCCTCTCTAGGAAACAAAGTAGGCTTAAGCTATTAGGAGAATGTTTAAATAACTATATCCATAGGATGCAAGGttattctttcattaaaattatatttacaaagaatttttattaattgagaaaaataatataatgttatGTTGAAAAAGCTGGATATAGGACTATATAGTAATGAGCAATGTTCTGAAATACATAGGAAAAGGCTGATGAATGAACAATGCCAGAGTTTGTTTTCCCTGAGATAATAGGCAATTTTAAAATTGACCCCTTTATACTTTTGTGCCTTCTCCTTTTACTGTGTAATGAATATGCATTATGTAATAggaacataataaaattaaaatttcaagtatATTACTGATATGTTTTGAAGTTTATTCTAACCAAATAATGGAGAACTTTAAACAAaaggcagggggctggggttatggctcagtggtagagcgcttgcctagtatatgtgggcactgggttcaatccttagcaccacataaaaataaataaataaaataaaggtgtgtgttcatctccaacttaaaaaaaaaatcaaaacgtAAGAAAGACTAATAAAGGAACACTTATTCccctccccaatttttttttttttggcactgggggttgaacccaggcatatttaatcactaagccacatccccagctctttttatttatttttttatttctctttattttcattttttggtactggagatttaatccagaggcactttactactgagctatttccccagtccttttgttttttgttttgagacaggatctcactgatttgcttaaggtctcactaaatagctaaggctgtctttgaatttgtaatcctcatgtctcagctttccaaggcgctgggattataggtgcaccaccacaccccactCCCCCAAAATCTTTAGAGGAAAAGTCTAATTGTTCTTTGGTGACATTAAAGACAAAATGGGCACTGATTATGTTTTGAGACCAGAGCCTTGTCCACTTCCCACTCTTGAAATAGCCTTACCctaaagaaaattctgtaatttaaacaatgtaaaggaaatttaaaagaataacacctggggctggagatgtggctcagtggtaaagtgcttgcctggcatgcatgaggtactgggtttattccccaagcaccaaaaaaaaaaaaaaaaaaaaggataacaaGCTGGATGTGGTagctcacacctataatctcagatgCTGGGaaagctgaggtagaaggatcagaAGTTCCAGACTGGTCCTGGcagtttagcaagatcctcagcaacttagcaagaccctgtctcaaaattaatacaaagggctagggatgtagctcagtggtgaaatggccctgggttcaatccctagtactgtaaaaaaacaaaacaagaaacaaaaataacagcaacaaccAACCAGTAACCAAACCACTGTTCTGTCCTCTGGGATTGCCACTATTTGGCATAGAAACATCCATTTAAGGTCCAGGGGTGTAGAATACTTGCCTAATCTGCCTGtgacccaggttccatcctcagcactgcaaagaaacagaagaaaatatcccCCTCCCCATTAAACACTTAAAATCCTGGCTGGTGTTGTTTCTCAGTTACTTATTGGGAAAGAATTGAGCTACACAAATTATTAAGGACAAgtggttggggctggggtggtggcccagtggtagagtgctcatctagcatgcatgacgtactgggtttgatcctcagcaccagataaatgtaaaataaaaatattgtatccacctaaaactaaaaaataaatgttaaaaaaaaaggacacatgGCAAGACTACCAGAACTTTTTGTTATTTCCAATccctaaaaatatcatttatgaaAACAATAATGTGGTCATGTAGAAGTCATCCAGAATTACTTGAAGAGGCAGGTACAAACTGTACTAACCATAGCAAAGGACAAGCAAATCAGACCTGATTCTCTTGAccatgtggagaaaaaaaagtctttctatTAATAAATTACTAGTAACTCCCCTATaaacttgttatttttatataaatgatattttacttccaaataataaaattattttaagaatattaatgTGAATTTCAAAtcctaatctttaaaaaaaattttattgtcaaaCCCTAATCTAAAAGGATTCTGCATATCTCAAAaatgtctcaaaatatattttttttaaaaaggggggagaGGGATCctaatttttaataaagcaaaaacaaaaacattttttaattctttgaattaTCTTCATTTgagaaacattttaaagagaagttcagggggctggggatgtggctcaagcggtagcgcactcgcctggcatgcgtgcggcctgggttcaatcctcagcaccacataccaacaaagatgttgtgtccgccgagaactaaaaaaataaataaatattaaaaattctctctctctctctctctctctctctcctctctcactctctctttaaaaaaaaataaaataaagagaagttcAGAAGTACAGGACATAAAAAAGGTAATCACCTATTTTTCTTCAACTTTATGACACTAgtgcttcttttctcttcccaaaaTCCAACCTCAAAgtatctctttctctccctcttcctctctcccgcTCCCTTTGAGTGCCTGGTATGTATAACAACCTTTCCTGCCATTGAAGAGCTGATtccagccagacacagtggtgcacgcctgtaatccagtggctcaggaggctgagataggaggatagtgagttcaaagccagcctcagcaacagtgagatgctaagcatcttatttagagaccctgtctctaaataagatacaaaatagggctggggatgtggctcagtggttgagg
This window encodes:
- the Csad gene encoding cysteine sulfinic acid decarboxylase isoform X3 — encoded protein: MADSKLLPSPGGDPVAVETLLQDVFGIVVDEAIRKGTSASEKVCDWKEPEELKQLLDLELQSQGESQEQILERCRAVIRYSVKTGHPRFFNQLFSGLDPHSLAGRIITESLNTSPYTYEIAPVFVLMEEEVLKKLRALVGWSSGDGVFCPGGSISNMYAINLARYQRYPDCKQRGLRALPPLALFTSKECHYSINKGAAFLGLGTDSVRVVKADERGKMIPEDLERQISLAEAEGAVPFLVSATSGTTVLGAFDPLDAIADVCQRHGLWLHVDAAWGGSVLLSQTHRHLLDGIQRADSVAWNPHKLLAAGLQCSALLLQDTSNLLKRCHGFQANYLFQQDKFYDVALDTGDKVVQCGRRVDCLKLWLMWKAQGGQGLEQRIDQAFALARLYGCLLLSTCNLSPSVPRYLVEEIKKREGFELVMEPEFVNVCFWFVPPSLRGKQASPHYSQRLSQVAPVLKERMVKEGSMMIGYQPHGTHGNFFRMVVANPTLTCADIDFLLNELERLGQDL
- the Csad gene encoding cysteine sulfinic acid decarboxylase isoform X1, translating into MADSKLLPSPGGDPVAVETLLQDVFGIVVDEAIRKGTSASEKVCDWKEPEELKQLLDLELQSQGESQEQILERCRAVIRYSVKTGHPRFFNQLFSGLDPHSLAGRIITESLNTSPYTYEIAPVFVLMEEEVLKKLRALVGWSSGDGVFCPGGSISNMYAINLARYQRYPDCKQRGLRALPPLALFTSKECHYSINKGAAFLGLGTDSVRVVKADERGKMIPEDLERQISLAEAEGAVPFLVSATSGTTVLGAFDPLDAIADVCQRHGLWLHVDAAWGGSVLLSQTHRHLLDGIQRADSVAWNPHKLLAAGLQCSALLLQDTSNLLKRCHGFQANYLFQQDKFYDVALDTGDKVVQCGRRVDCLKLWLMWKAQGGQGLEQRIDQAFALARYLVEEIKKREGFELVMEPEFVNVCFWFVPPSLRGKQASPHYSQRLSQVAPVLKERMVKEGSMMIGYQPHGTHGNFFRMVVANPTLTCADIDFLLNELERLGQDL
- the Csad gene encoding cysteine sulfinic acid decarboxylase isoform X2, with the translated sequence MFSESAPRTYLMADSKLLPSPGGDPVAVETLLQDVFGIVVDEAIRKGTSASEKVCDWKEPEELKQLLDLELQSQGESQEQILERCRAVIRYSVKTGHPRFFNQLFSGLDPHSLAGRIITESLNTSPYTYEIAPVFVLMEEEVLKKLRALVGWSSGDGVFCPGGSISNMYAINLARYQRYPDCKQRGLRALPPLALFTSKECHYSINKGAAFLGLGTDSVRVVKADERGKMIPEDLERQISLAEAEGAVPFLVSATSGTTVLGAFDPLDAIADVCQRHGLWLHVDAAWGGSVLLSQTHRHLLDGIQRADSVAWNPHKLLAAGLQCSALLLQDTSNLLKRCHGFQANYLFQQDKFYDVALDTGDKVVQCGRRVDCLKLWLMWKAQGGQGLEQRIDQAFALARLYGCLLLSTCNLSPSVPRYLVEEIKKREGFELVMEPEFVNVCFWFVPPSLRGKQASPHYSQRLSQVAPVLKERMVKEGSMMIGYQPHGTHGNFFRMVVANPTLTCADIDFLLNELERLGQDL